The following proteins are co-located in the Phoenix dactylifera cultivar Barhee BC4 unplaced genomic scaffold, palm_55x_up_171113_PBpolish2nd_filt_p 000077F, whole genome shotgun sequence genome:
- the LOC103721686 gene encoding FCS-Like Zinc finger 5-like isoform X2, with amino-acid sequence MAGLSVLLEAQKNLPRNTQILSKTSILRNFSLSSIPPPIPPPSPSSFPTSPFLEFCYLCRKRLEEGKDIYMYRAFCSVECRCKQIFMDEESGRRDNCSLAAAAAAAASTAIERGGAAAARHRGRVAEKGPAVAGSFAY; translated from the exons atggcaggTTTGAGCGTTCTTTTGGAAGCCCAGAAGAACCTCCCTAGAAACACCCAAATCCTCAGCAAGACCTCCATCCTTAGAaacttttctctctcctccatTCCTCCTCCCatcccccctccctccccttcctccttccccacAAGCCCTTTCCTGGAATTCTGCTACCTCTGCCGCAAAAGACTCGAAGAAGGGAAGGACATCTACATGTATAG GGCGTTTTGTAGCGTGGAGTGCCGGTGCAAGCAGATATTCATGGACGAGGAGAGCGGGAGGAGGGACAACTGCTCCCtcgctgccgccgccgccgccgccgcctccaccgCCATCGAGAGAGGCGGAGCGGCGGCGGCGCGTCACCGGGGGCGGGTGGCCGAGAAGGGGCCGGCGGTGGCCGGCAGCTTCGCGTACTGA
- the LOC103721686 gene encoding FCS-Like Zinc finger 5-like isoform X1, which translates to MAGLSVLLEAQKNLPRNTQILSKTSILRNFSLSSIPPPIPPPSPSSFPTSPFLEFCYLCRKRLEEGKDIYMYRGDRAFCSVECRCKQIFMDEESGRRDNCSLAAAAAAAASTAIERGGAAAARHRGRVAEKGPAVAGSFAY; encoded by the exons atggcaggTTTGAGCGTTCTTTTGGAAGCCCAGAAGAACCTCCCTAGAAACACCCAAATCCTCAGCAAGACCTCCATCCTTAGAaacttttctctctcctccatTCCTCCTCCCatcccccctccctccccttcctccttccccacAAGCCCTTTCCTGGAATTCTGCTACCTCTGCCGCAAAAGACTCGAAGAAGGGAAGGACATCTACATGTATAG AGGTGACAGGGCGTTTTGTAGCGTGGAGTGCCGGTGCAAGCAGATATTCATGGACGAGGAGAGCGGGAGGAGGGACAACTGCTCCCtcgctgccgccgccgccgccgccgcctccaccgCCATCGAGAGAGGCGGAGCGGCGGCGGCGCGTCACCGGGGGCGGGTGGCCGAGAAGGGGCCGGCGGTGGCCGGCAGCTTCGCGTACTGA